A window from Bacteroidales bacterium encodes these proteins:
- a CDS encoding OmpA family protein, with the protein MDTRGCPLDNDNDGIVDYLDKCPDIKGLKELDGCPDKDGDGIPDYLDKCPEVKGIPENKGCPEVKQEVKEIFRKALQGIQFETGKDVIRSVSYPILNNVVNIMKENKEYNLIINGHTDNVGDDASNMLLSQKRADAVKGYLVNKGIDAARMKAFGYGETKPVEDNSTASGRAKNRRVEFVVEF; encoded by the coding sequence GTGGATACCAGAGGTTGCCCGTTGGATAATGACAACGATGGTATTGTTGATTACCTTGACAAATGTCCCGATATCAAAGGCCTGAAAGAACTAGATGGTTGCCCCGACAAAGACGGCGACGGCATTCCCGATTATCTTGATAAATGCCCTGAAGTAAAAGGCATACCCGAAAACAAAGGCTGCCCCGAAGTGAAGCAGGAAGTGAAGGAAATATTCCGCAAAGCATTGCAGGGGATACAGTTTGAAACCGGCAAAGATGTCATACGTTCTGTGTCATACCCGATACTCAACAATGTGGTAAATATCATGAAGGAGAACAAGGAGTACAACCTTATCATTAACGGGCACACCGATAACGTAGGCGATGATGCTTCAAACATGCTATTATCGCAAAAACGTGCTGACGCTGTAAAGGGCTACCTGGTGAACAAAGGAATTGATGCAGCACGCATGAAAGCTTTTGGCTATGGCGAGACCAAACCGGTTGAAGATAACAGCACTGCTTCCGGACGCGCCAAAAACAGGCGTGTTGAGTTTGTGGTGGAGTTTTAA
- a CDS encoding S8 family peptidase, producing MIRFIKLFFLLLIILTGTVKIFAQTRISAETMIFLADLNKSMSKTDNIPDSDICNKYAITKRNGVYYISCLALVNEQFNQTILETEGMKIGSRTGDIITLRIPLKKIHMISKLPGISYLEVAGKISPALNRAVKDTRVDSVWQGIDLPMPFTGKDVLIGITDWGFDYTHPMFYDTTLSHTRIVKAWDQFRNAGPPPAGFSYGTEIAGEADLLLAQCDTFNVYEWATHASHVAGICGGSGAGTIYRGVAYEAEYLMATFLVDMAAVLDAYNWMADYASSVIKRLVINQSWGLYYAGNLDGTSLLSQAIDQLSLQGVVFVAAAGNNGDVKFHLAHSFNGISDTLRTQVNFDSYSYYPKMWGQSVTIWGEPEHKFDVSLKVYNTSYSLLDQSSFYSTADSSVYYIEDSIIIGADTIFYNISSDSSNPLNNRPHMRIRIRNLKTGTYKIVLFASADSGVINCWNVIELINDVGNWGSAFSNAQPGWVNGDYYCGVGEPACSQSIISVAAYNSEYYAGGNLYGGTLASFSSYGPTFDGRLKPDISAPGVGVISSLSSFTNGSYPNPVTTVEFGGRTYKFMGFSGTSMSSPMVTGIVALMLQANPSLTPEQVKDIIIQTAREDNRTGAIPDTGSYRWGWGKIHAWRAVKMAYAGINENNAESNFLVYPNPAENIIYLLGDVTSSSLTVNIYNSLGQPVATHNLNNRNTIDISGLNSGIYFVEIIDTISRKNIKFIKQ from the coding sequence ATGATTCGTTTTATTAAACTCTTTTTCCTGTTGCTTATAATTCTGACAGGAACTGTTAAGATATTTGCACAAACACGCATTTCGGCAGAAACTATGATTTTTCTGGCCGACCTTAACAAATCAATGTCAAAAACGGATAATATTCCGGACAGCGATATCTGCAACAAATATGCAATAACAAAGCGCAACGGGGTTTATTATATATCCTGCCTTGCACTTGTCAACGAACAATTTAATCAAACTATCCTGGAAACTGAAGGTATGAAAATTGGGTCACGAACAGGAGACATTATCACGCTGCGCATCCCGCTGAAAAAAATTCACATGATCAGTAAACTCCCCGGCATTTCATACCTTGAGGTTGCCGGAAAAATATCCCCAGCCCTAAATCGTGCTGTAAAAGATACCCGTGTAGATAGTGTGTGGCAAGGTATTGACCTTCCTATGCCATTTACAGGCAAAGATGTCCTTATCGGCATCACCGACTGGGGTTTTGATTATACACATCCGATGTTTTATGACACCACATTGTCGCATACACGCATTGTAAAAGCATGGGATCAGTTTCGCAATGCGGGGCCGCCACCTGCAGGCTTTTCTTATGGAACTGAGATTGCAGGAGAGGCAGACCTGCTGTTGGCACAGTGCGACACATTTAATGTTTATGAATGGGCCACACACGCTTCACATGTGGCAGGCATCTGCGGCGGCAGCGGTGCGGGTACCATATATCGCGGTGTAGCATACGAGGCCGAATATCTTATGGCTACTTTCCTGGTTGACATGGCGGCAGTGCTGGATGCTTACAACTGGATGGCAGATTATGCATCAAGTGTAATCAAGCGTTTAGTGATAAACCAAAGCTGGGGGCTTTACTATGCCGGCAACCTTGACGGCACATCATTGTTAAGCCAGGCTATTGACCAACTGTCATTACAGGGTGTGGTCTTTGTTGCCGCTGCCGGGAACAACGGCGATGTAAAATTTCATCTGGCACATTCATTTAATGGTATCAGCGACACGTTGAGAACACAGGTGAATTTCGACAGTTACTCCTATTATCCAAAAATGTGGGGGCAGTCGGTAACCATATGGGGTGAACCAGAGCATAAGTTTGATGTAAGCTTGAAAGTATACAATACATCGTATAGCCTACTTGATCAATCATCTTTTTATTCAACCGCCGATTCTTCTGTTTATTACATTGAGGACAGCATTATTATTGGCGCCGACACCATCTTTTACAATATTTCCAGTGATTCTTCAAATCCATTGAACAACCGGCCGCATATGCGCATACGGATACGTAACCTGAAAACAGGCACATACAAAATAGTGCTTTTCGCCTCTGCTGATTCCGGAGTAATAAACTGCTGGAATGTGATCGAACTCATAAATGATGTCGGCAACTGGGGTTCAGCTTTTTCCAATGCCCAGCCCGGTTGGGTGAACGGCGATTATTATTGCGGTGTAGGAGAACCTGCCTGTTCACAAAGCATCATCAGTGTTGCAGCTTATAATTCCGAATACTATGCCGGCGGAAATTTGTATGGGGGAACTTTAGCTTCCTTCTCAAGTTATGGACCTACATTCGATGGAAGGCTTAAACCCGATATTTCTGCCCCCGGAGTGGGAGTTATTTCATCCTTGTCATCATTCACCAACGGCAGCTACCCTAATCCTGTAACTACAGTTGAATTTGGCGGGAGAACATATAAATTTATGGGCTTCTCTGGCACATCTATGTCATCACCTATGGTAACCGGCATTGTTGCTTTGATGTTGCAGGCCAATCCAAGCCTGACTCCCGAACAAGTAAAAGATATCATTATTCAGACGGCACGCGAAGATAATCGCACAGGAGCTATTCCTGACACGGGAAGCTACCGCTGGGGATGGGGAAAAATACACGCCTGGAGGGCAGTGAAGATGGCTTATGCAGGAATAAATGAAAATAATGCAGAATCAAATTTCTTAGTCTATCCAAACCCTGCAGAGAATATCATTTATCTGCTGGGCGATGTAACATCATCATCGCTGACCGTGAACATTTACAATTCTTTAGGGCAGCCGGTAGCCACTCATAATTTGAACAACAGAAATACCATTGATATTAGCGGACTGAATTCAGGAATTTACTTTGTTGAAATTATTGATACCATAAGCAGAAAAAATATAAAATTTATTAAGCAGTAA